CATCTCAAGATTATTTTTTTCAACTTTACTGGTATTTATTATTTTATTAATACCTCCGTTTTTTATTACAATTCTCTTATTTCCCATCAATGCTAAAATAGGATCATGTGTGGACATTAAAACTATTTTTTCTCTCTTCACCAAAAACTCTATAGCCTTTTTTCTATCTACTCCAGCATTTTCTATTTCGTCTATAAGCACTATAGGTGATTTACTAAGCAGTGCTGTATCAGCTATCATAAGTGCTCTAGATTGCCCTCCACTAAGCTGTGTAACTGGTACATCTGCCGAAAACTTTTCTCCCGCCAAATCATTTGCACATTTAATTATAGACTTCACTATTTCATCTATATTCTTAACTCTACGACTTTCTGCATGCCTAGTAATAAATTCCGAAGTTGTTACGTCCATTATAAAATTCATATTTTGAGATAATTGTGCAATAAGCTTATTCTCTATAGAAAAACGTTTATCTTCCTCTGGAACCTTACCATTAACAAGTATTTGCCTGCCTGTAGGAGTATCGTTTTGTGCTAAACATTCAATATCTTCTAATAACCTGCTTTTACCAGAGCCTGTAGGTCCAACTATTGATATTATTTCTCCCCTATTCAAAGTTATGCTCAAATCTTCTCTTTCTCTAAGCTTGTTGTATCCTCCAATTATAGTTACAGAATTCACAATACTGCTTTCATCTTCCTTGGTTTTTTCCATATTGTCAATAAAAGAAATAAAATTTTCTAATATCTGATCTCTTCCAATACCGAGATCATCTAAATTTTCATCTGAAAATTCACTAACCAATTGTTTCATGGTAAGATTCTTATCAAAACTTTTAATACCTGCAGAATTAAAAAAACTATCCGCATAAGGATATTTAGCAATCACATTTAATATTTTTATATCTAATATTTCATTATTTATGGTATCTTCCATAAGACTACCTGCTACTCAAAATATGGTCAAACGTATCCATATTGAGACTTTTACTGCTTCAATGTACTCTGCCTTGCCTCTGCCTTGCCGAAGCTACTACAGTTTGTATAGCACTCCACAGTCGTTAATTCCCCAAATAGCCTTGGGTACACATATAAGTGCTTGTTTAATTAAGCTGTCTTATATTTTTTAGCATTAGCTAAATTTATTGAAGCATTTAAATCTCTATCTATTGAGGCATTACAATTATCACATTTATATACCCTATCAGATAGTTTTAAATCCTTTTTAATGTATCCACAACAACTACAAATTTTACTACTTGCATAAAATCTATCAGCTAATCTTATTTCAATATCATTCTGTTTAGCTTTAGAAATAAGTTTAGTTCTAAATTCATAGAATTTTTGTTGTGATACAGATTTAGCTAAATGCCTGTTCTTCATCATTCCCTTAATATTTAAATCTTCTATTGTTATAAATCGTGGTTTTTGATTTATTAAATCACTAACAACTTTGTTTATATAATCAGTTCTAATGTTAGTAAGTCTTTGATGAAGTTTTTGTACCTTAACTACTTGCTTTTGGATATTTTGACGAGTAACTTCTCCTTTCATTTTCTTATTTCTTAATTTTAAACTTTCATATTTCCTTGAAAGTTTTCTTTGTTCTCTTTTTAATTTCTTTTCTATCTTTTTAACTTTAGCAGTTTTATTAATGTTCTTTTTACTATTTCCATTAGAAGAAACTGCAAATTCTTTAAGCCCAGCATCAATACCTATACCTTTAGAAAATGCTTTATCATTTACTTTAATTCCTTCTTCAACTAATATTGAAACATAATATCTATCTGATTTTTGGCTTATTGTACCACTTTTAACCATTGAATTTACTGGGATATAACCAAATTCTTTAAATCTAATCCATCCTAATGTTGGCACTTTAACTCTATGTCTTTCAATTGTCCAATCTGTTTTATTGTTTTTAGGAAAGTACGCTTTTACATCTTGTTTTTTCTTCTTCTTGAATTTAGGAAATCTGCTTTCGCCCTTAAAAAACTTTTTAAAAGCTTTCTCACCATTCATAATAGCTTGTTTTGTAGCTTTGGAAGATACTTCTTTAATCCAAACTTTATCTTGATTATTAGGGATATACTCATTGTTAAGTCATTTAGAAAAGTCCATACCACTAATAAACTTCTCTTCTTTTTTATAAACTTCTTTATTATGGGAGATGTAAAAGTTATATATAAACCTGCTTACACCAATAGTTTGATGAATTTTTTGTTTTTGTTCATCAGTAGGTTTAATCTCTATTTTGTATGCTTTTTTCAACTTCTTCATCTTCCTTTATCCTTTTTTATATTTTCTTAAACCATAAATTCTACAACTAAAAACACGAAGTATGGAAATTATATCTTGAACTAATAATCTTCTATTATTTCATCTACAATAATACCTTTTGCGTTAGCATACTGTTTAAGAAACTCAACTTGATTTTTCAAATTATCTTTTTGATTAGAAGTTGAAACTCTTGTGTATATAACTGTTCTTTTTTCAGATTTGAATATATTTATATATATTCTTACGAACTAACGATATCCTCCTTAAAAGGTCATTTTTTTAATATTGCCATTTTGATACTCTTTTCCTATTTTTGTCTGTCCAAGGCAGTAGGAACAAACCGCTGCAGGCATTGGAAATCTTAATCTTTTATTAGTAATCTCATTTATAGTACTATTATCTTTTAATTTTTTGCCTAATTCATAAGCGCCTTGACCTGTTATACCATTTACAAATACAATTTTAGCATTTGGATTTGCTTGTTTTATTTCAAATGCAAACACTTCTCTTTCTGCTTGAGAAACTATATCTCCTTTAGTAACTACAACTATATCTGCAAATTTAAGCATTGGTCCTATTTTTTTAGGTGTATTTATACCAGATAGATTATCGATAACACATACTGCTGGAATTTCTTTTATATGAGGTGAACATCTATTACAAAGTCCTGCACTTTCAGTTATAAGTATATCTAATCCCTCTTTTACTCCCCATTGTACACATTCTTCAATATTACTTACAAAAAAATGATCAGGACAAAGACTTCCTGATAGTCCAACCTTTACAGGCACATTTAATTTTTCATATAAAACATTATCAAAAGATGATAAGCAATCAAATTTAATAACACCAATCTTAGTCCCTTCTGATCTCAAAACTTCAATTGTCTTTAAAATTACTGAAGTTTTACCAGAGGATGGAGGCCCTGATACTGTAATTAACTTCATATAACCACTCTTTCTATATTTTATTTTAGATAGAATTCACCAATTAACAATCTAATTCAAAAAATATATTTATGCTAATTCTAATATTAGGCAAGTAATTCATATAACATATTCAATATTTTTACACTTTATTATACAATAAAATCGAGTACTAATAAAAATTCATCGCATTACTTGCCTAATTAAATATATCTATTACTTATTGTGCCATTCTTTTATAAACATGGTATTTGTTGTATTCCTTACTTCTTCCATGTCATTTTCTCTTATATAATCCCATCCCAGCCATTTAAATTTTGCATTTTCTGGCAATTTATTATCAACTTTTGAATTTAATGATGGAAAATAACTATCTGCAAGTTTACTTCCCAAGTCTTCGCCCATGACAAAATTTATAAGGGTATCCATTTCTGAAACTTTTGATTCCTTTGCAATCATGCACATAGGGTTAATAAGTGCTCCATCTTCAGGCCATACTATAGCTACCTTTTCTGCATTAGGACAAGTTTTTGCAAAAAACCAAGACATAACATATATTGCTGCTCCCTCTTGATTCATTGTACCTGCAGTCTTTGACATCTTAGATGGATGCCAAAGGCTCTTGGTATTTTTAACCAATTTCTTTACTCCATTTTCTCCATATTCTTTATAGATATATAATACTGCTGAATCACTTAGTTCCTCTGATGTTCCCCCCACTATTATATTATCCTTATAAACAGGATCTAATAAGTCACCCCAATTCTTAGGCATGGGAAGATCCCCTAATTTTTTCTTATCTACAAGTATTACACTTGGGGACACTCCATACATATTATATACACCCTTAGGATCAATACATCCTGCTTCTAAAAACTCCTTATTTATGTTTTTTTCATCTCTAAAATACTTAAAATGTCCTTTGTCTACCAAGTCATTCATAAATCCATTTCTAAATTCATCTTTAAATCCATTGGCAGCAGCAACATCTGGAAAATCATCTATATTTTTTGCATCCCATATGCTGCTAAGGTCTGCTTTACAACTACAGCCTGAAGGAACATAACCTTTTAATTTTATGTTTTTTTTATCCCTATGTTCTATTACGGCCTTCTCAAGTTCTTCTTTAAAAGTCTGTCTTACACTACACGCTATTATCCCCAAAAAATTTAAGTCATTTAAATTACAATCATCATCCAATAAAATACTATCCTCCATTAAATCTAAATCCATATTAATACCCTCCTAAAATTTTAAGTTTTTAATTTTATACCCTTCATAAGCACTAAACATGAGATGCCTTATATACATAGCTGTATTAACTTTTAATTTATATTTACCTATATATAATTTATGGATAAAATGATACTCTATTTAATTCTCACTATATTAGTTCCAAAGTCAACTGGTTTTCCAAAATAGACCCAAGTAGTTGAAATTGCATCTACTCCTGTTTTTGCATATTCTTCAACATTATTAGAATTAATTCCTCCTGTGCCTATAAGGGTAATTTTGTAGTCAATATTTCTTACTTCCTCTACCATACTTTTTAAGTCTTTTGGAGGAATTTTATCAAACTGAATGCCATCCACCCCTGCTTTACTAAATTTTATAGCATCCTCTAAAGACTCAACTTCAACAATAATCTTTTTTTCACAAGCTTTTGATTTTATATTTTCAAACTGTGAAATTAATCCATCTACTCCATTCATAAAATTCATGTGCTTCTCAAAAATTAATATAGTTTCAGATAATCCAAGCCTATGAGGATATGCCCCTCCAGCTATAGCTGATTTTATTGATAATTCTTTAGTACCAGGAAACACTTTTCTAGTAGTAAAGAGTTCTATTTTAGGATTAATTTTTTTTGCTCTATCAACTAAAGTTCTAGTCCTAGTTGCTATACCTGAACAATATTCAAGTATGTTTGAAGATAACTTCCATGCCATATGCAAATCCTGGGCGTAACCTTCACCCCCTAATACAACCTCACCTGCTAAAACATTGGTCCCGCTTGGCATATATTCTATAATTTTTATATTTAATTTTTTAAATATTCTAACAATCTCTTCCGTCCCACTAATTGTTGCATTTTCTCTTGAAATGAACTCTATCTTTCCTTTTTTTTTTCCTATATCTAATATTAAAGTAGTTAAATCAATATAAGGTATGTCTTCCTTGATAAATTTATCTATAGTATCATCTGTAATATATATTATTATCATCCCCTTTTCCCCATACATAATATTAATATTATTATTATACTATATTTGCCTAAATTTTACTGAACTATTCAACCTACTTTTAATGAATTTTCTGAAAAAATTTTGATATGCAGTATGACATATAAAATTAATTTTAAATAATTATATAACTAGCTATATTAATTTATACTTTGAAAATACAGATTTTAAGACATATTTATAATTTTCAATATCTGATTACGAAATATCTATATATTAATATAAATTATAAACATTTTAATACAAAAATCAAGTTATATATATCAATTAAATATTTGTTATAAGATTTGTATATAGATATTTATGACGGTTTTTCTTTTCTAGTATCACAAATTATATCCGCTTTACGTCTCTTAATTGTGTTTACTCCATTTATAGTAAATCCATATATTTCTTTTAAAAACTTTTCTTTATCAAAAGCTCCCTTCTCAATATCATATAATTTTTTTTCTAATCTGCCAGTATAATCGGTATCCAAAAGTTCCTTTACAGGAAATATTTCAATAAGTTTTAATCCCTTTTCTGTAATCAAAAGAGATTTACCTTTTTGCTCTATATAGCCTGCATACTTTAATTTATTTATTGTTTCCGCTCTAGTAGCTGCTGTACCTATAGAATAACCATATAAAATTTGTGTTTCTTCTTCAGCTTCGTTATCATTTCCATTATTTTTTCCACAAGTCTCCATAGCCTTTAATAGTGTTTTTTCAGTATGATGAGCTGGAGGTTTAGTTTTTTTAGTTATAATTTTAATAGATTCCATAATAACTTTATCTTTCTTTTCTACTGGTGGAAGAAGTTCATCCTTTTTTTCCTCTTTGTATAATTTTAACCACCCTTTAACTTTTAGAATTTTACCTTTAGTGGAAAACAATCTATCATAATTTTCACCTTTTACACTGGTTACTATTTCCGTATTTTCATATTTTGCTGCCTCCATAAATTGAGACAAAAATCTATTTTTAATTGCATCATATACTGTCTTTTCATCGCCAGTTAAATTTTTAGGAATCAGATAGGTAGGCATTATTGCACTATGACTCTCTACTTTTTCATTATTAAAAACTTTTTTTGATTCACTGAAAATTATCTCATCCTTAAAGTCAAATGGGACTTTTAAAATATCCAATACATGCTTCGCTTTATCCTTTATACTTTCTTCAAGAGCAGTACTCTCTGTTCTCGGATAAGTTATATATTTCTTTTCATATAGACTCTGAGCTATTTTTAAAACCTTATCCGCAGTATATCCTTTATATTTACTTGTTATGTATCCCTGTAAATTACTCAGATTAAATAAGCTAGGTGAATTTTCTTTTTTTACCTGTACTATTTTCTCTATTATAATTCCATCTTTGCCCTGTATTTCATCCTTTAATCTTTGGACATCCTTTTTATTAGGAAATTTATCTTTTTTGCCATAAAAAAACTTCCCCTTATACATACCTTTTTCATTTTTAAAATTTCCAATCAACTCAAAAAATTCTTCAACTTTAAAATTTTTTATTTGCATTTCCCTATCGTATATCATTTTTAATGTTGGCATTAACACTCTTCCTATATTCAAAAGATTACCTTTACCACGCGTATATTTCATAGTGGCTATTGAAGTAAAATTAATTCCTATAACCCAATCTGCCAACTGTCTGCTTAATCCTGCATCCTGTAAAGACTTCATTTCTGAAGCTTTCTTAAGATTATTTAATCCTTTTTTTATTTCCTTCGGTGTCCATTCATTAATTAATATTCTATATACAGGCTTATTAATTTTTAAATAATTTATTATAAGAAAAGCTATCAGTTCCCCTTCCCTGTCATAATCTGTAGCCACTATAATTTCTGTAACTTCATTTTTATTTATAAGATCACCTATTACATTAAGTTGTTTTTTTGCTCCCACATCAACACTATTTCTATTTTTACTATCATTTTTTATTTTATATTTAAATTCTTTGGGTATATAGGGAAAATTATCAAAACTCCATAGAGCTAATTTGGAATCATAATCCTTACAATCATACAATGTTAGTAAATGACCAAAGGCCCATGTCACTATATAATCTTTTCCTTCAATATATCCATTTTTTTTGTTTTTACACTCCAGTGCTTCCGCAATATTTCTAGCTACAGAAGGCTTTTCTGCTAATAATATTTTACTCATATCCTCACCATCACAATTTATTAACCAACTGGTGGGTGCCTATAAAAACTATAAGCACCCACCAGTTGGTTCAAAGCCAATCTTATTCTTTAAAATTACCTATTTTTCTAAACCTATTATATCTTTCTTGTAAAAGTAAACCTTTATCTTTATCCATAAGCTTTGGAAGCTCTTCAATAAGCGCATTTTTTACACTGTCAAACACAAACTTTGCATTAGCATCTGCTCCACCTTCCGGCTCCTCTATAATTCTTTCAATGATTTCATAATTCTTTAAGTCCTGTGCAGTTATTTTCATAACTTCCGCAGCTTCCTTGGACCTTCTGGAATCCTTCCATAGTATAGATGCAAATCCCTCCGGTGAAAGTACTGAATAGATAGAATTTTCAAGCATCCAAACTTGATCCGCTACAGCTAAAGCCAATGCTCCTCCGCTTCCACCTTCTCCGATAACTACAGATATTACAGGGGTTTTCAGTTGAGACATTTCAATAAGATTTTTTGCAATTGCCTCACCTTGTCCTCTCTCTTCAGCTCCAACTCCACAATAAGCCCCTGAAGTATCTACAAAACAAATAACAGGTCTTTTAAATTTTTCAGCCTGCTTCATAAGTCTGAGAGCTTTTCTGTATCCTTCCGGATTTGGCATTCCAAAATTTCTCTCTATATTTTCTTTAGTATCTCTTCCCTTTTGTTCTCCTATTACAGTAACAGATATACCATTAAACTTAGCTATACCTCCTACAATAGCAGGGTCATCTCCAAACACTCTATCTCCATGCAATTCTATAAAATCGTCAAATATATTTTCTATATAATCAAGCGATGTAGGTCTCTCCACTTTTCTAGCAATAGTTAGCTTTTCCCAAGCTGATAAATTTCTTTTATTTTCATTATCCAACTCATATCACCTCAATCCCCAACTGATTAATAAGTTTTATTTTAGATGTATTTAGACTAATAATATAAAAAGAATCATTCCTTTTATCTTCATATTTTACAATTCAACTTATTAAATTTATTAATTATCTGGTAAAAGTTTTTCAAGAATATCCTTTAAATTCTTTCTTTCAACAATGCTATCAATAAATCCATGCTTAAGTAAAAATTCTGCTCTTTGGAATTCACTTGGTAACTTCTGATTTATAGTTTGTTCTATAACTCTTCTGCCTGCAAATCCTATAAGTGCTCCGGGTTCTGAAATTATTATATCTCCCAGCATAGCAAAACTTGCAGTAACCCCTCCTGTAGTAGGATCTGTAAGAACTGTAATATACAAAAGTCCTGCCTCTGCATGCCTTCCCAAGGCACTGCTAGTCTTTGCCATTTGCATTAAAGAGATTATTCCTTCCTGCATTCTAGCCCCTCCAGAAGCAGTAAATATTATTATTGGCAAAAATTTACTTGTAGCTGCTTCTATTGCTCTAGTAATCTTCTCTCCTACTACGGAACCCATACTTGCCATCATAAAATTACTATCCATAACAGCAATAACTGTACTTTTGCCATTTATATTACCCATACCTGTAATAACAGCATCATTAAGTTCTGTCTTCTCCGCTTCTTTTTTGGTCTTTTCCTCATAATCGGGAAAATTCAAGGGATTTAATGGCTTCATATCTGAATCAAATTCAATAAAAGTATTCTCATCTATTATAACTTTTATTCTCTCTCTGGCATTTAATCTAAGATGCCCATTACAAGTTCCGCAAACCTTTAAATTTTCATTTAAATCATCTTTATATAATATACTTCCACATTTTGGGCACTTCACCCACATACCATCTGGTATTATGGGTAATTCTTCTTCGACTATATCTTCATTTTCATCTTTTATCTCAGTATTGCTAACAGTAATATATTTTCTTTTTCTAAATAACCCCATAAAAAATTCACCTAACCTTTACCACATATTTTTTATCTGAAGTAAAAAATCCTATGGAAAATAAATAATTTTATACTACTATTAATTTTAAATATAGTTTTATAAATTGAATTCTTTACTTATAAAACCTGTGTTATATTTTCCTTCTATAAATGCCTTATTGTTTATTATCCTATACTGAAAATCTATATTTGTATCTACACCTTCTATTATAAATTCTCCAAGTGCCCTTCTCATCCTGCTTATTGCTTCTTTTCTATCGCGACCATATACTATAAGTTTGCCTATCATTGAATCATATGTAGGTGGAATCACATATCCTTGATATGCTGCACTATCAAGTCTCACTCCCAGTCCACCTGGAGTATATAAATATTTTATCTCTCCTGGTGAAGGCATAAACCCTCTATCAGGATTTTCTGCATTAATACGACATTCTATAGCATGACCAGTAACTTTAATATCCTCCTGTTTAAAGGTTAATTCTTCTCCTGATGCAATATTAATCTGCTCTTTTAATAAATCTATTCCTGTAACCATTTCAGTAATAGGATGCTCTACTTGAATACGAGTATTCATTTCCATAAAATAATAATTACCATGTTTATCTAAAAGGAATTCTATTGTGCCTGCATTTTTATAATTAACGGCTTTTGCTGCTTTGACTGCTGCTTCTCCCATTTTCTTTCTTAGCTCTTCTGTCATAATAGGTGATGGTGCTTCCTCTAAAACTTTTTGATTTCTTCTCTGGATAGAGCAATCTCTTTCACCGAGATACACTATATTTCCAAAATCATCACCTAATATTTGAAACTCAATATGCTTTGGCTCTTCTACAAATTTCTCGATATACATAGTATCGTCGCCAAAAGCCACTTCTGCCTCTGATCTGGCAGTTTCAAATGCCTTCTTGAACTCACTTTCCTCTTTAACTATTCTTATACCTCTTCCGCCACCACCTGCAGAAGCTTTTATCATTACAGGGAATCCTATTTTCTTGGCTTGAAAAAGAGCGTCCTCTAAATCTTTTACAGCTCCTTCTGTACCAGGTATAACTGGCACTCCTGCTTTAATCATAATTTCTCTTGCCTTTGATTTGTTTCCCATATTATCAATAGTTTCAGGATCAGGACCTATAAATTTAATATTACATTCCTCACACATCTTTGCAAATTTACTGTTTTCAGATAAAAATCCAAATCCAGGATGGATAGCCTGTGCCCCAGTAAGTACCGTAGCACTTATTATATTTTGCATATTTAAATAACTATCTTTTGACTTTGCAGGACCAATACACACTGCTTCATCTGCTATTTGAGTATGCATAGCTTCTCTATCGATTTCTGAATAAACTGCAACTGTAGCTATTCCCATTTCTTGACAAGCTCTTATTACTCTAACTGCAATTTCGCCACGATTAGCAATTAATATTTTTTTAAGCATATCTATACTCTCCATTTCTAAAGTTTAGGCATGTGAAAATAAATAGTAAGTCAAAGATGCGACGAATATTTTGAATCCAACAAGGAAGCAGGTGACCAGGATAGTAGGATATCTGAGGTTCTGCTGACGCAGTAGGATTCAAAATAGGCTAGCATAATGACTAGTTATTTATTTAAATATACCTTAGTGTCTATAATTTTATTTTAACAATTATACCACCATAAACATTAGCTCACCCTCAGCTGCTTTTTTTCCATCTACCGTAGCTATACCTTTACCTACTATTGCTGGTCCTTTTATTTTAACAATTTCTACTTCAAGTTTCAAAACATCTCCTGGTATAACAGGTTTTCTAAATTTAGCGGATTTTATACCTGCAAATAAAGGTGTCTTTCCTTTATACTCCTCCATACTTAACATGGCTGTTCCACCTAATTGAGCTAATGCTTCTATTATTAATACACCTGGCATCACAGGATTACCTGGATAGTGACCCTGAAAAAAATGTTCATTAATAGTAACATTTTTATAACCCACTGCTCTCTTTCCAGGTTCAACTTCTTCAACTCTATCAACTAAAAGCATTGGATATCTATGTGGTATTATCTCCATTATTTGTTTTATATCTAAACTCATAACTGTTCCTCCACTTTGTTATAAGAACTCCTTATGGTTATATACAATCCATTTTTATTTTAGTTCTTATCTATTTTACTTTTATTTTAAATAAACTCTGTCCATACTCAACCATTTGCTCATTTTCTACTAATATATCCACTACTTCACCATCAAATTCTGACTGTATTTCATTCATAAGCTTCATGGCTTCTATAATACAAAGAGTATCTCCCTTTTTAACTTTGCTTCCAATCTCTACAAAAGCAGGTTCTTTTGGATCCCCTGAAGCATAGAAAGTTCCAACTATAGGGGAATTTACAGTTTTTAAATCTTTTTCATCTGTTGATGCAGTTATATTATTCACTGCTTCTTTATTTTCATTTGCAGCATTTTCTTTTATTTCAACCTGTTCTTCTTTTTTTTCTTCTAAGCTTTCTAAATTACTAGTAACACTAACTGAATTTTCAGCTACATCAGTTTGTGACCCTTTTTTCATAGTTATACGGATTCCTTCAGTTTCAATTTCAAGAAAAGTAAGTCCTTCTTCACCAGCTGTTTTGATAAGCTGTTGTATTGATTTATAATCCACTTAAATTACCTCCCGGTCCATTTCTTAAATAGAATAGTTGCATTATGACCACCAAATCCCAATGCATTAGATAATGCATAGTTTAAATCTGCCTTTCTGCCTAAGTCTGTAACATAATCCAAATCACACTCAGGATCTTTAACCTTTAATCCTATAGTAGGCGGTACACATCCATCCTGAAGAGCTTTAACCGATACAATAGCTTCAACAGCACCTGCTGCACCAAGTAAATGACCTGTCATAGATTTTGTTGAACTTACAGGAATTTTATATGCATAATCTCCAAAGACCTTTTTAATAGCTGCTGTTTCAGTTTTATCATTAGGAGGAGTACTAGTTCCATGAGCATTTATATAAGATACTTCTTTAGCTTCTATACCCGCTTCCTTAATAGCTATATCCATAGCTCTTGCTCCCTCAACTCCGCCTGGAGATGGAGATGTAATATGATAAGCATCACAAGTAGATCCATAACCAACTACTTCAGCATATATTTTAGCGTTTCTCTTTTTAGCATGTTCCAATTCTTCAAGTACAAGCACTCCGGATCCTTCTCCCATTATAAATCCATTTCTTTCTGCATCAAAAGGTATAGACGCTCTTTCAGGATCAGTACTTTTACTTAGTGCTGTCATTGATGCAAACCCTGCAATTGATATAGGGGTAATTGCCGCTTCAGTTCCTCCTGAAATTACTATATCTACTTCGCTGTTCCTTATCTTGTGAAAAGACTCTCCAATGGCATTATTAGCAGATGCACATGCTGTAACGATAGTAGTACATATTCCCTTAAGGCCGTATTCTATTGCTACATATCCTGAAGCCATATTACTTATTATCATAGGTATAAGCATAGGTGAAACTCTACCAGGTCCCTTTTCATTAAGCTTCTTTACCTGCTCTTCAATAGTACCTATTCCTCCAATTCCGCTTCCTAATATAACTCCTAC
This genomic window from Clostridium pasteurianum DSM 525 = ATCC 6013 contains:
- a CDS encoding ATP-binding cassette domain-containing protein yields the protein MEDTINNEILDIKILNVIAKYPYADSFFNSAGIKSFDKNLTMKQLVSEFSDENLDDLGIGRDQILENFISFIDNMEKTKEDESSIVNSVTIIGGYNKLREREDLSITLNRGEIISIVGPTGSGKSRLLEDIECLAQNDTPTGRQILVNGKVPEEDKRFSIENKLIAQLSQNMNFIMDVTTSEFITRHAESRRVKNIDEIVKSIIKCANDLAGEKFSADVPVTQLSGGQSRALMIADTALLSKSPIVLIDEIENAGVDRKKAIEFLVKREKIVLMSTHDPILALMGNKRIVIKNGGINKIINTSKVEKNNLEMLSKFDYKMLQMRNLLRNGKQIDFNIKDYFKVD
- a CDS encoding GTP-binding protein; translation: MKLITVSGPPSSGKTSVILKTIEVLRSEGTKIGVIKFDCLSSFDNVLYEKLNVPVKVGLSGSLCPDHFFVSNIEECVQWGVKEGLDILITESAGLCNRCSPHIKEIPAVCVIDNLSGINTPKKIGPMLKFADIVVVTKGDIVSQAEREVFAFEIKQANPNAKIVFVNGITGQGAYELGKKLKDNSTINEITNKRLRFPMPAAVCSYCLGQTKIGKEYQNGNIKKMTF
- a CDS encoding ABC transporter substrate-binding protein — translated: MDLDLMEDSILLDDDCNLNDLNFLGIIACSVRQTFKEELEKAVIEHRDKKNIKLKGYVPSGCSCKADLSSIWDAKNIDDFPDVAAANGFKDEFRNGFMNDLVDKGHFKYFRDEKNINKEFLEAGCIDPKGVYNMYGVSPSVILVDKKKLGDLPMPKNWGDLLDPVYKDNIIVGGTSEELSDSAVLYIYKEYGENGVKKLVKNTKSLWHPSKMSKTAGTMNQEGAAIYVMSWFFAKTCPNAEKVAIVWPEDGALINPMCMIAKESKVSEMDTLINFVMGEDLGSKLADSYFPSLNSKVDNKLPENAKFKWLGWDYIRENDMEEVRNTTNTMFIKEWHNK
- the modD gene encoding ModD protein — encoded protein: MIIIYITDDTIDKFIKEDIPYIDLTTLILDIGKKKGKIEFISRENATISGTEEIVRIFKKLNIKIIEYMPSGTNVLAGEVVLGGEGYAQDLHMAWKLSSNILEYCSGIATRTRTLVDRAKKINPKIELFTTRKVFPGTKELSIKSAIAGGAYPHRLGLSETILIFEKHMNFMNGVDGLISQFENIKSKACEKKIIVEVESLEDAIKFSKAGVDGIQFDKIPPKDLKSMVEEVRNIDYKITLIGTGGINSNNVEEYAKTGVDAISTTWVYFGKPVDFGTNIVRIK
- a CDS encoding type IA DNA topoisomerase; protein product: MSKILLAEKPSVARNIAEALECKNKKNGYIEGKDYIVTWAFGHLLTLYDCKDYDSKLALWSFDNFPYIPKEFKYKIKNDSKNRNSVDVGAKKQLNVIGDLINKNEVTEIIVATDYDREGELIAFLIINYLKINKPVYRILINEWTPKEIKKGLNNLKKASEMKSLQDAGLSRQLADWVIGINFTSIATMKYTRGKGNLLNIGRVLMPTLKMIYDREMQIKNFKVEEFFELIGNFKNEKGMYKGKFFYGKKDKFPNKKDVQRLKDEIQGKDGIIIEKIVQVKKENSPSLFNLSNLQGYITSKYKGYTADKVLKIAQSLYEKKYITYPRTESTALEESIKDKAKHVLDILKVPFDFKDEIIFSESKKVFNNEKVESHSAIMPTYLIPKNLTGDEKTVYDAIKNRFLSQFMEAAKYENTEIVTSVKGENYDRLFSTKGKILKVKGWLKLYKEEKKDELLPPVEKKDKVIMESIKIITKKTKPPAHHTEKTLLKAMETCGKNNGNDNEAEEETQILYGYSIGTAATRAETINKLKYAGYIEQKGKSLLITEKGLKLIEIFPVKELLDTDYTGRLEKKLYDIEKGAFDKEKFLKEIYGFTINGVNTIKRRKADIICDTRKEKPS
- a CDS encoding acetyl-CoA carboxylase carboxyltransferase subunit alpha, encoding MDNENKRNLSAWEKLTIARKVERPTSLDYIENIFDDFIELHGDRVFGDDPAIVGGIAKFNGISVTVIGEQKGRDTKENIERNFGMPNPEGYRKALRLMKQAEKFKRPVICFVDTSGAYCGVGAEERGQGEAIAKNLIEMSQLKTPVISVVIGEGGSGGALALAVADQVWMLENSIYSVLSPEGFASILWKDSRRSKEAAEVMKITAQDLKNYEIIERIIEEPEGGADANAKFVFDSVKNALIEELPKLMDKDKGLLLQERYNRFRKIGNFKE
- the accD gene encoding acetyl-CoA carboxylase, carboxyltransferase subunit beta; amino-acid sequence: MGLFRKRKYITVSNTEIKDENEDIVEEELPIIPDGMWVKCPKCGSILYKDDLNENLKVCGTCNGHLRLNARERIKVIIDENTFIEFDSDMKPLNPLNFPDYEEKTKKEAEKTELNDAVITGMGNINGKSTVIAVMDSNFMMASMGSVVGEKITRAIEAATSKFLPIIIFTASGGARMQEGIISLMQMAKTSSALGRHAEAGLLYITVLTDPTTGGVTASFAMLGDIIISEPGALIGFAGRRVIEQTINQKLPSEFQRAEFLLKHGFIDSIVERKNLKDILEKLLPDN